TCCCCGAGGTGCCAGGGCAGTACGACGCCGAGCACCTCGGAGCACTCCAGCCGCACATGGTGCCAGCGGCCGCCCAGAACCCGGTGCGCACTGCGGATGTGGGTCTCGGCCTCGTCGTTCGAGTTGGCTTCGTCGCCCTCGTCGTACGGATGCTCCAGGCGGAAGCGGGCCATCATCGCGTCGAAGGTGACGGCTTCCAGCACCCTCATGCCGCCGGCCCCCGGCCCGCTGCCGTGTACTCGAGGAAGTGCCGCTCCGCGAAGAGGTCGGGCCGGTGCCCGCCCCCCAGTCCCCGCTTCCGGCCCACGGCCAGCACCGCCCGCCAGTACGGCTTGACCGGGGGCCAGAGCACACCCGTCCGGCAGTAGGACGCGTCGATCATGTACCGGCGGCTTCCGCCCGCCTTCGGGTCGGACGCCGCGCGCCTGGTGTGGAAGAGAGCGGAGTGCAGGAGGACGGTGGAGCCCGGCGGCAGATCGTCTATGACCACTTCACCCGGCTGTTCTACCGTCCCCAGGCCGCTCCACGCGTCCTTCTCCGCGACCTGCCTGTGGGATCCGGGGAGCACGGCCAGCGCCCCCATGCCGGGACGCAGCCCCCCGATGTAGTGCAGTGCGTGGATCATGGGGTGGTCCCGGTCCTTCTGCGGACGCTGTTCGTAGTCGTGGTGCCAGGCCTTGCCACCGCCTCCGGGCCGACGCCGGTCGCTGTGGAGATGGTGGAAGACGAACGTCCGCCCCAGCATGGGCTCCTTCTCCAGCAGCTCCAGCAGCGGTTCGTAGGAGGCCAGTTCCCCGTGGGAGTCCATCTCCAGCTCCACCAGTGGCGGCGGAACGCTGCCGGGGTGTGCGCACGCGTCGATGGAGGACTGCCTCAGTCCCCGGTCGACCCACTGGTCGACTTCGGGCACGAGGCGCTCGACGAGGGGCGCGGGGAGGAATCCGGGCAGAAGGATGTAGCCGTTCTCGTGAAACCGGGCCAGCTGTACATCGAGGTCCATGATGTCGATCATGCGATGAAACCCCCAGAATTCACCGAGACGCCAACCAAGAGCACGGTCGGGTGTTCCGGGGCTTTCTGTCCCACGCACTCATGCCGCATGCCTGACGCGCCGACAATGGCCAAAGCCCGTCGCTTGGCCGGAACCGCGGCGAGGTGTGCGTGGGTTCGTTCCCACCAGGTCGGAGGCGTGACGGTACCGGCCCGCACGCGCCTACTCCGTGCGGTCGCCCTCGGCCTGGGAGGGTTCGGTCCGGGGGACGTCGGGGTGTGTCTCCATGGCGCTGCCGCGCGCGGCAGGCTCGTCGCGTTCACCCTCGGCCTGCGAGGGGGTGTGCGAGTACAGCCCCTCGTACTCATCGGTTTCCTTCGCGGATCGCATGCGTGCGCCTCCTTCCTCCGTTCCCCTCCATCGTGCCTCCCGCGCCCGCTCCCGGCACGGCGACCGCGGTGACCGCTACCGACCCTTCGATGCCGCCTCGGCCATCCTCGCCGTGGTGCTGGCGCCGTCCAGCGCCTCCCGGACGATGTCGGCGTGGCCGCTGTGGTGGGCGATCTCCCGGAAGATGTGCCACAGGACGCGGCGGACGGTCCAGACGACCGGCTCCGGGGGCGACCAGGGGTACGCGGGCAGCGTGACCTCGCGGTCGAGGTCGCCCTCCTCGCGCACCGTCCGGTCGAACGCCGCCGCCGCCTCGTGGAAGGCCTCCAGCAGCCCGGGCACCGTCTCGGCGTCGGTCATCCGGTTGCCGTCCGGGTCGAGGTCCGCCCAGTCGACCCGGGCGGGGGCGGTGCCCTCGACGACGTCGAGCCAGCTGCGCTGCACGAGTCCGAGGTGCTTCAGGAGTCCGCCGAGGGTCAGCTCGCTGACCGTCGTCCGGGCGCGGGCCCCCGCGTCGTCGAGTCCCGCGACGGTGTAGAGGAAGTTGGTGCGCTGGTCGGTCACGAGCGCGAGCAGATCGTCGCGTTCCGGCATGGGTACCTCCAGGTCGGCTGTCGCGACCACCCTAGGATCGGACGCCCGGCCGCGCAGCGGAACGGACATGCCCCCGGAGCGAAGGGGTCACCGCTTCCGCGGCCTCCGCGTCTGGCTGCGCACCGCGCCCATGCTCGCCCCGATGACCAGGGCGATGGCGAGTGCGTCGGTGGTGGAGAGCGCCTGGTCGAGGATGAGGAAGCCGGCGGTGGCCGCGATGGCCGGCTCCAGGCTCATCAGGACCGCGAAGGTGGGCGCGGGCAGGCGGCGCAGGGCCATGAGTTCGAGGGTGTACGGAAGGACCGAGCTCAGCAGCGCCACGGCGATGCCCAGGCCCAGGGTGGAGGGGACCACGAGCTTCGAGCCGGATTCCGCGATGCCGAGGGGCAGCGAGAGGACGGCCGCCACGACCATGGCCAGGGCCAGTCCGTCCGCCTGCGGGAAGCGTCGTCCGGTACGGGCGCTGAAGAGGATGTACACCGCCCACATGACGCCCGCGCCGAGGGCGTACGCGACTCCGACGGGGTCCAGACGGTCGAAGCCTCCGCCACTGAGCAGGACGACGCCGCCGAGTGCCAGCGCCGCCCAGACGAGACTGATGAGGCGGCGGGAGGCGACGACGGACAGGACGAGCGGTCCCAGCACCTCCAGGGTGACGGCAGCGCCCAGCGGGATTCGGTCGGCGGCCTGGTAGAAGAGGGTGTTCATCCCGCCCATCGCGATGCCGAAGGCCACCACCGTGCCCCAGTCGGCGCGCGAGTGCCCGCGGAGCTTCGGCCGGCAAACAACCAGCATGACGACCGCCGCGGCGGCGAGGCGCAGCGTGACGACCCCGAGCGCGCCCGCCTTCGGCATGAGCAGGACGGCGACCGCCGCGCCGAACTGGACGGACAGGCCGCCCGCCACCACCAGCGCGACCGGACCGAGCGCGACCCCGCGACGGGACGGGCCGTGGCCCGCCTCGTCGAGCGCGGACACCGCCTCGGGGACGGCGACGGTTGCGGCCGACTCTGCGACAACGTGGCGGTCGTTCACCGGACACCTTTCCTTCAGTTCATCAAAGTGCACTTTCCAGTACACGATACGGCACCGACCAGCAGGCGCTCGCACCCTCACGTTAGAGACCCGCGCGTCCCCCGTGAAATGCCCATTGCGCTCCCGTTATGCTCCGGGCGCATGAGCACTGGACAGCGCACCGGGAGCATTGAGGTCCGGCATCTGCGGGCGTTCCTCGCCATCGCCGACGAGGGCAGTGTCACGCGCGCCGCCACACGCCTGCGGGTCACCCAGCCCGTCGTCTCCCGCACGCTCGCCGCACTGGAGAAGCACCTGGGCGTCCGGCTCGTCGACCGGTCCACCCACCACCTCGCCCTGACCCCCGAGGGCGTCGCCTTCCGCGACAAGGCCGCCGCGGCTGTCGCCGCCTTCGACGAGGCCCTCGACCCCGGACGGCTGCGCGACTGGCCGCTGCGGCTCGGGCACGCCTGGTCCGCGTTCGGTCCGTACACCACACCCCTGCTGCGGACCTGGCAGCAGCGGCACCCGGAGACCCCGCTCGAACTGCTGCGCATCGACGACCGCACGGCCGGCCTGACCCGCGGCGAGGTGGACGCGGCGCTGCTCCGCGGCCCCGTCAGCGCCCCGGGACTCGTCACCGAGGTGCTGTTCACCGAGGTGCGGGTGGCGGCCGTGGCCGCCGACGGTCCGCTCGCCACCCGCGCCTCCCTCTCCCTGGCCGACCTGACCGGGGGCGCGGTCGTCCTGAACACCGTCTCGGGCGCCACCACGCTGGACCTGTGGCCCCCGGGCGCCCGCCCGGCCGCCACGCTCACCGTCGCCAACACCGACGACTGGCTCACCGCCATCGCGGCCGGACGGGGCTGCGGGGTCTCCGGCAACTCCACCGCCCAGATGCATCCGCACGCCGGGGTCACCTACGTGCCGCTGGACGACGCCCCTCCGCTGCCCGTCCTGCTTGCCCGGCGGGACGGACCCGGCCACCCCGCGCTGCCACGACTGGCGGAGCTCGCCCGGGAGATCGTGGCGCGCGAGCAACGGGAGCGACCCGGAAATTCCCTCGGGTAGCGGGGAACTCCGATGCGCCGTGGGCGAGTCGGTGACCTTTGCCGATCGGGTGGAACTTCCGGGAGGGCGTACGCCGATCCCGTCGACGGCGTGGCCTACGGCCGCACCCGGCGTCGCTTCGCCCTGCCGGGCGGCGCCTCCTCCGCCTCCGGTGGCAGCCCCTCCGCCAGGACCTCCGCGAGGTGCCGGGCCCGACGCCCCGCCAGCTGGTCGAGCTGGGTGCGGCAGGAGAAGCCGTCGGCCAGCAGCTCCGTGCCGGGTTCCGCCTCCCGTACCGCGGGCAGCAGCTGGTCCTCGGCGCAGGCCACCGAGACGTCCCAGTGCCCCTTCTCGAAGCCGAAGTTGCCCGCCAGCCCGCAGCAGCCGCCGCTCAGCTCGCCGGTCAGGCCCGCCCTCTCGCGAAGCCTCCGTTCGGCCGCGTCGCCGAGGACCGCGTGCTGGTGGCAGTGGGTCTGTCCGGCGACGGGGCGGTCCAGGCGGGGCGGCGTCCAGTCGGGGGCGTACTCCTCCAGGTACCGGGCCAGGGTCCGGACGGAGGCGGCCAGTGCGGCGGCGCGCGGGTCGTCGGGGAGGAGCTCCGGCAGGTCCGTGCGGAGGGTGGCGGCGCAGCTCGGTTCCAGGACGACCACCGGGGCGCCGGTGGCCGGGCCCATCAGGTCCAGGGTGCGGCGCATGACGGCACGGGCCGCGTCGAGCCGGCCCGTCGACACGTAGGTGAGGCCGCAGCACACGCCCCGGGCGGGCAGCACCGGTGTCCGCCCGGCCGACTCCAGGACACGGACCGCGGCGCGGCCGACCTCCGGGGAGAGGTGGTCGGTGAAGGTGTCCGGCCAGAGGACGACGGTCTCCCCGGTCGCCGGCGCCCTGCGGGTGCGCGCCCAGGCCCGGAACGTCCGCCGTGCCAGGACGGGGAGCCCCCGGCGCGGGTCGATGCCGCCGAGCCGCCGTGCGAGAGCGGCGAGCGGTCCGATCCGGGCCAGGGCGTTGAGCACGCCCGCGAGGGGGGCCGCCGTGCGCAGCCAGCGGGGCAGGCCGCCCATCGCGTAGTGCGCGGCGGGGCGCAGCCGGTTCCGGTAGTGGTGGTGGAGGAACTCGGCCTTGTACGTGGCCATGTCGACGCCGACCGGGCAGTCGGTGCGGCAGCCCTTGCAGGACAGGCAGAGGTCGAGTGCGTCCCGCACCTCCGTGGACCTCCAGCCGTCCGTGATCACCTCGCCGGCCAGCATCTCGTGGAGCAGCCGGGCTCGGCCCCGGGTGGAGTGTGCCTCCTCCCCGGTCGCCCGGAAGGATGGGCACATGACGTCCGGGCCCGGTGTCGCCGTGCGGCACTTGGCGACCCCGACGCAGCGGCGCACCGCTGCCGAGAAGTCCCCGCCGTCGTGCGGGTAGCCGAAGGTCACGTCCACGGGGCGCCCGGGGAGCACCGCGAAGCGGAGGTTCTCGTCGAGCCGTGCGGGTCGGGCCAGGATGCCGGGGTTCAGTCCGCCGTCGGGGTCCCAGAGGTCCTTGAAGCGGCTGAACAGGCCCACCATGTCGTCCCCGTACATCCGGGGCAGCAGCTCCGCCCTGGCCTGTCCGTCGCCGTGTTCGCCGCTCAGTGATCCGCCGTGCGCGACGACGAGGTCGGCCTGTTCCTCGGAGAAGCGGCGGAAGCGGGCAACGCCCTGTTCGGTCAGCAGGTCGAAGTCGATGCGTACGTGGATGCAGCCGTCGCCGAAGTGCCCGTACGGGGTGCCGTGCAGCCCGTGGCCGGCGAGCAGTGCACGGAAGTCGCGCAGATAGGGGCCGAGCCGGGCGGGCGGTACCGCGCAGTCCTCCCAGCCGGGCCAGGCCTCCGTACCGTCGGGCATGCGGGTCGCCGTGCCGGCGGCGTCCTCGCGGATGCGCCACAGGGTCCGCATGCCGGCGGGGTCGGCGACGACGGCGCCGTCCAGGGCGTCGGCCGCGCGCAGGATGCGGTTCGCGCGGTCGTGGGCCTCCGCGGGGGTGGCGCCGCCCGTCTCCACGAACAGCCAGGCCGCGCCGCGGGGCAGGCCCGCCGGTTCGCGTACGAGGTCGGCGGCCATGCCCTCGACGGTGAGCGGGCCGTAGGGGAGGAGGCCGGGGGCGGCTTCGGCGGCGGCTGCCTCGTCGGTGTAGCCGAGGACGGCGAGTGCGCGGGCGGCGGGCGTCTCGACCAGGCGCACGGTCGCCTCGGTGACCACGGCGAGCGTCCCCTCGCTGCCGCAGAGGGCGCGGGCGTGGTCGGGGCCGTTCTCGGGGAGCAGTGCATCCAGGGCGTAACCGGAGATGCGGCGCGGGAGTTCGGGGAAGCCGGTGCGCAGGAGGGCGAGGTGGCCGGCGGCGAACCCGTCGAGGCCGGGCGGCGCGTCGGGCAGCCCGCGTCCGATGTGCAGGGGCTCGCCTCCGCCGTAGCGGAGGACGCGCAGGCTGCGGAGGTTGTCGGCGGTGGTGCCCCAGGCGACGGAGTGGGAGCCGCAGGAGTTGTTGCCGATCATGCCGCCGAGGGTGCAGCGGCTGTGGGTGGACGGGTCGGGTCCGAACGTCAGCCCGTGCGGGGCGGCGGCGGCACGCAGGTCGTCCAGGACCACGCCGGGCTGGACGACGGCGGTGCGGGAGCTGGGATCCAGCCCGACGATGCGCCGCATGTGGCGGGTGAAGTCCAGGACGACTCCGGTGCCGGTGGACTGACCGGCGATGGAGGTACCGGCGCCCCGGGCCACGACGGGGGTGGAGAACTCCCGGCAGACGCGGAGCGTCTCGGCGACGTCGGCGGCGTCGCGCGGGGCCACGACCGCTTGCGGGACGCGGCGGTAGTTGGACGCGTCCATGGTGGTCAGGGCGCGGGCGGTCGCGTCGGACTCCACCTCACCGTGGACGGACTGGGCCAGGGCTCGGACGAGGTCGGTGGCGGGCATGGGCCCAGCATGCCGGTCCCGGGGGCGTGAGGCGCCCCGGAGCGCCGGACGGAGCGCAGGGCCCCCGGGTACCCGCGGCGGGCTGCCGCGGGGCCGGTTCCGGTCTACTTCGCGCAGACCGCCTTGTCGGCCTCGACGCGCTGGATCTCGTCCGGGGCCTTCGTCGGGGCGGAGAGCGGGCTGCCCGCCTCGGTGAAGTCCGGTCCCAGGGTCAGCTTCATCGGTTCCATCTCACCGGCGTCCGTCGTCGTCGGCTTGAGGGCCGAGGCCGACATCCCCATCAGGTCGGCCAGCCGGCGGGCCTGGTCGGCCTGGTTGGGGCCGTAGACGAGCTGGGTCTTCTTCACGTTCTCGGGCGCGTTCGCCTTGTTCGTGGACTTCAGCACACTCTTCTCGTTCTGGAGCCAGTCCAGGGCGTTCTGCGCGGAGCCGGCGGGGGCGCCGCCGTTGTAGACGTCGACCCGGACGTCGGCGGGGGCGGCCATCTCGCCCTTCAGCTTGGCGTCCGCCTTGGCCTTCGCAGCGGCCTTCTCCTGCTTCTCGACCGCGGTGAAGGAGACGTCCTCGCGCATCATCGAGAAGACCTGCGGCGCCTTGGACTTGTCGAGGATGACGGTGGCCTTGTCGTCCGGGTTGTCCAGCACCGGGACCGTGGTGAAGGTGATGTTCTTGGGGTCGACCGACGCCAGTTCCATGCCCAGCTTGCGGAGCTGGTTTATGTCACCGATCTTGTCGTCGACGGTGAGCGCCTTGGTGGCGGCCTCCGCGAGCGACCACATCTTGGTGGGGCTGGTCAGGGTGTCGTTGGACTTCAGCTTGCGCATCAGGGAGCCC
The DNA window shown above is from Streptomyces sp. Alt3 and carries:
- a CDS encoding phytanoyl-CoA dioxygenase family protein; translation: MDLDVQLARFHENGYILLPGFLPAPLVERLVPEVDQWVDRGLRQSSIDACAHPGSVPPPLVELEMDSHGELASYEPLLELLEKEPMLGRTFVFHHLHSDRRRPGGGGKAWHHDYEQRPQKDRDHPMIHALHYIGGLRPGMGALAVLPGSHRQVAEKDAWSGLGTVEQPGEVVIDDLPPGSTVLLHSALFHTRRAASDPKAGGSRRYMIDASYCRTGVLWPPVKPYWRAVLAVGRKRGLGGGHRPDLFAERHFLEYTAAGRGPAA
- a CDS encoding mycothiol transferase, coding for MPERDDLLALVTDQRTNFLYTVAGLDDAGARARTTVSELTLGGLLKHLGLVQRSWLDVVEGTAPARVDWADLDPDGNRMTDAETVPGLLEAFHEAAAAFDRTVREEGDLDREVTLPAYPWSPPEPVVWTVRRVLWHIFREIAHHSGHADIVREALDGASTTARMAEAASKGR
- a CDS encoding EamA family transporter; this translates as MNDRHVVAESAATVAVPEAVSALDEAGHGPSRRGVALGPVALVVAGGLSVQFGAAVAVLLMPKAGALGVVTLRLAAAAVVMLVVCRPKLRGHSRADWGTVVAFGIAMGGMNTLFYQAADRIPLGAAVTLEVLGPLVLSVVASRRLISLVWAALALGGVVLLSGGGFDRLDPVGVAYALGAGVMWAVYILFSARTGRRFPQADGLALAMVVAAVLSLPLGIAESGSKLVVPSTLGLGIAVALLSSVLPYTLELMALRRLPAPTFAVLMSLEPAIAATAGFLILDQALSTTDALAIALVIGASMGAVRSQTRRPRKR
- a CDS encoding LysR family transcriptional regulator; this encodes MSTGQRTGSIEVRHLRAFLAIADEGSVTRAATRLRVTQPVVSRTLAALEKHLGVRLVDRSTHHLALTPEGVAFRDKAAAAVAAFDEALDPGRLRDWPLRLGHAWSAFGPYTTPLLRTWQQRHPETPLELLRIDDRTAGLTRGEVDAALLRGPVSAPGLVTEVLFTEVRVAAVAADGPLATRASLSLADLTGGAVVLNTVSGATTLDLWPPGARPAATLTVANTDDWLTAIAAGRGCGVSGNSTAQMHPHAGVTYVPLDDAPPLPVLLARRDGPGHPALPRLAELAREIVAREQRERPGNSLG
- a CDS encoding FAD-binding and (Fe-S)-binding domain-containing protein, whose amino-acid sequence is MPATDLVRALAQSVHGEVESDATARALTTMDASNYRRVPQAVVAPRDAADVAETLRVCREFSTPVVARGAGTSIAGQSTGTGVVLDFTRHMRRIVGLDPSSRTAVVQPGVVLDDLRAAAAPHGLTFGPDPSTHSRCTLGGMIGNNSCGSHSVAWGTTADNLRSLRVLRYGGGEPLHIGRGLPDAPPGLDGFAAGHLALLRTGFPELPRRISGYALDALLPENGPDHARALCGSEGTLAVVTEATVRLVETPAARALAVLGYTDEAAAAEAAPGLLPYGPLTVEGMAADLVREPAGLPRGAAWLFVETGGATPAEAHDRANRILRAADALDGAVVADPAGMRTLWRIREDAAGTATRMPDGTEAWPGWEDCAVPPARLGPYLRDFRALLAGHGLHGTPYGHFGDGCIHVRIDFDLLTEQGVARFRRFSEEQADLVVAHGGSLSGEHGDGQARAELLPRMYGDDMVGLFSRFKDLWDPDGGLNPGILARPARLDENLRFAVLPGRPVDVTFGYPHDGGDFSAAVRRCVGVAKCRTATPGPDVMCPSFRATGEEAHSTRGRARLLHEMLAGEVITDGWRSTEVRDALDLCLSCKGCRTDCPVGVDMATYKAEFLHHHYRNRLRPAAHYAMGGLPRWLRTAAPLAGVLNALARIGPLAALARRLGGIDPRRGLPVLARRTFRAWARTRRAPATGETVVLWPDTFTDHLSPEVGRAAVRVLESAGRTPVLPARGVCCGLTYVSTGRLDAARAVMRRTLDLMGPATGAPVVVLEPSCAATLRTDLPELLPDDPRAAALAASVRTLARYLEEYAPDWTPPRLDRPVAGQTHCHQHAVLGDAAERRLRERAGLTGELSGGCCGLAGNFGFEKGHWDVSVACAEDQLLPAVREAEPGTELLADGFSCRTQLDQLAGRRARHLAEVLAEGLPPEAEEAPPGRAKRRRVRP